In Coregonus clupeaformis isolate EN_2021a unplaced genomic scaffold, ASM2061545v1 scaf0007, whole genome shotgun sequence, the sequence TCACCCCACATAGGATAGGCAATATTCTGTAGCATAAGGGAAGCCAAGAAAATCACAATACTATGTAGATAGTGTCGCACACTTTAGGTTCCATGCCAATTTTTGATTGTGAATATGAAATAGGCATGAAACTCAAATGTGCAGAAACttccccatgactgttaataaCAGACCCCAGCACAACATCGTGGCCCTGACTAAACTCAGCAGTCAGATCCGAAAGTTTGTCTCATCAAAATGATCAGCTTCGGGATAAGTGTTCATCACAGTCAAGTAGGAACCATATGCTGTGCAAGGTGGAGTTCAGAATGTGCATACTTCATGTCACTGAATCAACCCAAAATGGACCATTTCAATCAATGTCCATAAAGGTTAGGTCCAAGCAAACCACTGGACTAGTAAGACAGGGAGCTGAAAAACAGCCAAAATTGGAGTGCAAAAAAAATCCCTGTTCAAAATAAGGGGTTGTGATCTTACCCCTTACGGTCCTCCAGAATATTCTGCTGGGCGCTCTGAAGTGATATGGTCCACGTGAGGGGTTGGTGTTCATCCTCTTACGCAGGAAAGCCAGGTACTTCACTATTTATAAAGACAGGTGCAATACATTCTCAAGCTACGCCAGTGTCTAAACCGTTTCACCACAGCCACAATTTCACATCTCCGGTCATACCATGTTGCTTTATGTCTCAGATGGTAGTGCATGTAAAGTAATCTCATGGTCGTTAAACTCGAATATTTACTGTGGTAAACATCACTGACAACAAGCAAAGCTTAAGATTTAGCTCAAAATAGTTACTATGAATCAAAGGTAGGACATCTGAATCCTTACACCAGAGGTTAACCTGAATATATACAAAAAGTGTCAATAACTTACATTTGTTACGGTAGAAGTTTCCAGAGATGTTGATACCCTCACATCTCACAACTACCACCTTGTGGCCTGAAAGGGGATAAATCCTGACTTACATATTGAAATATAGCCAAGTACACAGGCCCATTGTAAAATATCCACTGTCTCAGATGGTAATGTGAGTTATCATTGTAGTTACTCAAGCAATGTAGGTTAAAAAGCATCACTGACAGTTGTAGCAAGTTAGTCAACCAAAACTAGGTCCAAATCAAGTTGCAATTACACATCAAGTGACATGAAATTCTTGGATTGGATAATGATTCAAGTCAGGGGATGGGTATTAATTTATCACAACATGACAGACTCACCAAGCAGAACTTGCTTCGCCACAATGGCAGCAAGACGACCAAGTAGATGGCCTCTGCCATCAAGCAGCAGAACCTGGAAAGGCAAGAAGCACATCAAGTAATTGAGAATAGTTGCCCACCACCTGGGGGTTCAAATTATTCAAAGTTGCCTAAGTCTCAGGTGTAGTGCATACACATTATTCTCATGGTCGTTAAACTGACAAGCAAAACAAATGAACTTGGATAAATACATTTGGCTACGGGTTAGGGCCAACATGGCCACATCTGCTAGCAAAAACGTACAGAGCCTTAAAGTAAAGAtaaaacattcaaaatgggtgtattgtttttgtgcatctctgggCGGTTTTCTATCAAGAAGGGAGAAATTCGGCCTGTATGACGTAACATTGAGATAAAGCCGGTCACTAAACTgaaagttaataggaatacgacttttagattAAAACGTCtgtcatacatgtcagatttcaccATTGATCATATGTGTTACATTCCTACCGCGAGAAATGTCTAATTTATACACGCATTTCGCTAcaccacaataacatctgctaaatgtgtatgtgaccaacaaTTTTATTAATACAGGGTCTAACACATTTCTCCCATTTGTTTGCCTTTTCAGTCCAGGGTGCAATGCATGGCGCCGTTGCGAATATcggcgattttacagctaactactCCACATGCTGATAATGACTTGGGTATTATTGTGGGTAGCTACGTTTGCTAGGTAGCCCATaaagagcattgcattgtggggtTTGTAGCCGAGTTCAGCTGCAACAGATTTCaacatgttgctaccaaccttcaCGACAAAATGAAACGTttttcacaaaaaatattgttcaCAGTGTTGTATAACGCTTTAAATTATAGGAATGAGAGGATTCTCTTTTAACTGGGTCTAAACATTAACTCGCGCAAACGTGGCCTGCAGCTTACCCAACTAATGTTCTATACCTAGCTAGTTAAATGCAGTGTTAATGGAGAAATCTTTAAAGGCAACTAGACGCATTTGATCTTAACACTTCACCAAAAACGCCAAGGAACCAGGGATTTATTCTGAAGGGTTTTTGTaactaacgtagctagctatccAGCCTAGTCtgagttagctagatagctaaatgAAGGCAACGCTAAATAGCGTTGGCCAACACATGACATCCTGGATGTGTCAAATAATGCGACAAATGCTACGAAATGATCTCCACTAGTATTCACTTAAAATACACAGCAATCATTTACTCCAGTTCCGGAGTAAAATTCATCTATATGGATGTATTATTTACAAATATAGAGATGTTGGTTCTTGCGCTATTACACACCTTATTGAACCGGTCCGCCATGATGTGCGAAAAGAAAGACAGACGGGTTGGCCCGCTGTAAAAGACAGGGGTTTCTAGGCGGAGCCACACTTTTAGAGGAAATGACGAAAATGTTCATTCTTCTTTACGGGATTTATACGCAGTGTACAATGTGCTAATTGCCACCCTCTGGACAGAGTAAGGATTACAGAAGACATAGCTAATTTCTGTCTCTCCCTAGACATGAAATGAACCCTCGTTATCTGTTTCGAAAAACTCCATACAGTCAATGGGTTAGATGCATGGAAATATCAGAAATAGACACGTCTCAAATGTATAATACTCCACAACAACCATCTCTTTCATGACTCCTTATTAACATAACTATTGTTGTccctttcaagaaatgtgtcttgcaTCTCAACAGCCCAGCATCAACACAACAATGAAAATCACAAACAATATTACAACATGTGGATGTGGTTCATGGGCTCTGGCGGTTTTGTGTACATGGGATCTgtatcatttacattacatttacgtaatttagcagacgctcttatccagagcgacttacaaattcatCTGTATCGGCGGCCTGATGGTAATAGCTGGTGATGGTATCACCTTTAATTAGCAATGTTGCATGATTGTTTCTTCAATGGAGGATGTTATGGCATTGACAAAAAGGAGAGTtgggacgacaccattttgtatacatctggcccttcattggacactgtgttaacaaacctccaaacgagcttcaatgccatacaacaatccttcagtagccttcaactgctcttaaacactagtaaaactaaatgcatgcttttcaatcgaacgctgctagcacccgcccacccgactagaatcaccactctcgacgggtctgacctagagtatgtggacaactacaaatatctaggtgtctggttagactgtaaactcaacttccagactcacataaagaatctccaatccaaagttaaatctagaatcggcttccctatttcgcaacaaagcctccttcactcatgctgccaaacatgccctcgtaaaactgactatcctaccgatccttgacttcggcgatgtcatttacaaaatagcctccaacactctactcagcaaattggatgtagtctatcacagtgccatccgttttgtctccaaagccccatacactacccaccactgtgacctgtacgctcttgttggctggtcctcactacatgtccgtcgtcaaacccactggctccaggccatctataaatcactgctaggcaaatccctgccttatcttagctcattggtcaccatagcagcacccacccgtagtctgcgctccagcaggtatatctcactggtcattcccaaagccaacacctcctttggccgccattccttccagttctctgctgccaatgactggaacgaattgcaaaaatctctgaagctggagactcttatctccctcaataactttaagcatcagttgtcagaccaccttaccgatcactgcacctgtacacagcccatctgaaattagcccacccaactacctcatccctatattgttatttattttgctcttttgcaccccagtatctctatttgcacataatctcttgcacatctagcattccagtgttaatactattgtaattattctgcactatagcctatttattgccttacctccataacttgctacatttgcacacactgtatatatattttctgttgtatttctgactttatgttttttaccccatatgtaactctgtgttgtttttattgcactactttgctttatcttggccaggtcgcagttgtaaatgagaacctgttctcaactggcttacctggttaaataaaggtgaaataaaaaataaaataaaaacacagcccatctgtaattagcccacccaactacctcattgttatttattttgctcatttgcaccccagtatctctatttgcacatcatcttctgcacatctatcactccagtgttaatactaaattataattgtaattattttgcactatggcctatttattgccttacctccataacttactacatttgcacacactgtatatagattttctattgtgttattgactgtacgttttgtttattccatatgtaactctgttgttgttgtttttaccgcactgctttgatttatcttggccaggtcgcagttgtaaatgagaacttgttctcaactggcttacctggttaaataaaggttaaaaaaaaataaaaaaaactgacaCCAATTCATGGGATGACTTTCAATAAAAGACATACCACCATATTTCGTTTTCTCTTTGCCGTCCATATTGCCGGAATCCATTTAGACAGTACAGCTACACTAACTGTACTCATCCTTCTGTAATGTGGCAAACAATCATCCGCCATAATGGCACCCCACATCTCAAATCATCATCTTAGCACAAATAATAATTGAAAGCAATAACCATGACAAAACAATAACCATTTCAAATAAATGTTTAATACCCTCAAGCATATACAGAACAATCAATCACACATACACAGAGCTGCTCAGAGAGACAGTGCAGGCAATGACTAGGGTTTGGCAATAGTGAATCCCTGGCCTTTATTCTAATGGAGTGAGTCTCAGTCATCATGCTTCAATTTCCTAATTTTTCCCTTGTGACGGTCAATCTCACTCTGCAGCCTCGAAATCTCCTTCTTGTGGTGGTCAATCTCCTCTTGGTGATGCTGCTTTAGTGCAGCCAACTGTTCCTGCTCTTTACGTCTGTAGAGGGAGATAGGAAAGTGTGAGGTACATTGAGGACACACAGTATGAATACAGGCCCGGCAGACTGCCACAAAGCCTCTAAGTAAATATACCGTGTCAATTTTGGCAACCAAATAAGTCTACCACCTATTGgacgtacagtatactgtaagtccCAACTCACCTGAAGTACATTTCCTCCTCTG encodes:
- the rpl13a gene encoding 60S ribosomal protein L13a → MDGKEKTKYGVWLRLETPVFYSGPTRLSFFSHIMADRFNKVLLLDGRGHLLGRLAAIVAKQVLLGHKVVVVRCEGINISGNFYRNKLKYLAFLRKRMNTNPSRGPYHFRAPSRIFWRTVRGMLPHKTKRGQAALERLKVFDGVPPPYDKRKRMVVPAALKIVRLKPTRKFALLGRLAHEVGWKYQAITATLEEKRKEKAKIRYAKKKTVTKLSKLAEKNVESKISKYTAVLKQYGVLV
- the atp5if1b gene encoding ATPase inhibitor B, mitochondrial, with translation MARFLRANVRSLLTTQLRMASDQLGELGKGAGKGGGGGGSVREAGGALGKKQAAEEEMYFRRKEQEQLAALKQHHQEEIDHHKKEISRLQSEIDRHKGKIRKLKHDD